The following are encoded together in the Gilvimarinus sp. DA14 genome:
- a CDS encoding M48 family metalloprotease: protein MKLLHSIAFIVLAAALATGCSVNPVTGSSELSLMSPEQEVAIGEQQYEPSQQSQGGRYVVDPDLNVYVNNVGQKLARVSDRPDLPYEFVVLNNNVPNAWALPGGKIAINRGLLVLLDDESELAAVLGHEIVHAAARHGAQQQTQGTLLNVGLMAAGVALATQDHEAAGLAVGALGVGAQAWQAQYGQRQELQADKYGIEYMVRAGYDPQGAVELQKTFVKLSEGQSANWMESFFASHPPSQKRVEANREMAAENPGGVRNRAEYQAAIAQLKEDQSAYKDYQQALKAMSEENYSEARRLADKAVKAQPKEPLFWELQGRLEAQQKDMDGAANAFSRAISANPEYFRPYVYRGMAYKQLDKPQEAAADFQQSMNLLPTQISAYYLGEYAMENGDRQKAIQYFQMAAQGDGEIAKAAQAKLQQLQQQGG from the coding sequence GTGAAATTGCTTCATTCAATAGCGTTTATTGTACTGGCGGCCGCGCTGGCCACAGGCTGCAGCGTCAACCCGGTTACCGGCAGCAGCGAACTGTCGCTGATGTCGCCCGAGCAAGAGGTCGCCATTGGCGAACAGCAGTACGAGCCCAGCCAGCAGTCACAGGGCGGGCGCTATGTGGTGGACCCGGACTTAAATGTCTACGTCAATAACGTGGGGCAAAAGCTTGCCCGAGTAAGCGACCGGCCCGATTTGCCCTACGAGTTTGTGGTACTCAACAACAATGTGCCCAACGCCTGGGCGTTGCCCGGTGGCAAGATTGCCATTAACCGCGGCTTGCTGGTACTGCTGGATGACGAGTCTGAGCTGGCAGCGGTGCTGGGGCACGAAATTGTCCACGCAGCCGCCCGCCACGGTGCCCAACAGCAAACCCAGGGCACCCTGCTGAACGTGGGCCTGATGGCCGCCGGGGTAGCCCTGGCCACCCAGGACCACGAAGCCGCCGGCCTCGCCGTAGGCGCTTTAGGTGTGGGCGCCCAGGCCTGGCAGGCCCAGTATGGTCAGCGCCAGGAATTGCAGGCGGATAAATACGGCATTGAGTACATGGTACGCGCCGGTTACGACCCCCAGGGCGCGGTAGAATTGCAAAAAACTTTTGTAAAATTGTCCGAAGGTCAAAGCGCTAACTGGATGGAAAGCTTCTTTGCCAGTCACCCGCCTTCGCAAAAACGGGTTGAAGCCAACCGCGAAATGGCCGCCGAGAACCCCGGCGGGGTACGCAACCGGGCCGAATACCAAGCCGCTATTGCGCAACTGAAAGAAGACCAGAGCGCCTACAAAGACTATCAGCAAGCGCTTAAAGCCATGAGCGAGGAAAACTACAGCGAGGCGCGCCGTCTGGCGGACAAGGCCGTAAAAGCCCAACCCAAAGAACCTCTGTTTTGGGAGCTGCAGGGGCGCCTGGAAGCCCAGCAAAAAGATATGGACGGCGCCGCCAACGCCTTTAGTCGTGCCATCAGCGCCAACCCCGAGTACTTCCGGCCCTATGTCTATCGCGGCATGGCCTACAAACAGCTGGACAAGCCGCAAGAGGCCGCCGCTGACTTCCAACAGAGCATGAATTTGCTGCCCACCCAAATCAGCGCCTATTACTTGGGCGAGTACGCCATGGAAAACGGTGATCGACAAAAAGCCATTCAATATTTTCAAATGGCCGCCCAGGGCGATGGCGAAATCGCCAAAGCGGCTCAGGCTAAGTTGCAACAATTGCAGCAGCAGGGGGGCTGA
- a CDS encoding TRAP transporter small permease subunit produces MTEHPSKSLTPAIVRHLDVITEWTGRGCAWLTLLMVLATLAVVLVRRFLGLGSIGLQESVIYMHAAVFLLGAGYALKHSEQVRVDIFYRRFTPRTRAWVDALGTLLFLLPLCVFTAAISWSYVLGSWQVGEISTDAGGLPFVYLLKSLLLLFSASLLLAGLAEFGRALATLVYGEQSKGAARD; encoded by the coding sequence ATGACTGAACACCCCAGCAAGTCCCTTACTCCCGCCATAGTTCGCCACTTGGATGTCATTACCGAATGGACCGGTCGCGGCTGCGCGTGGCTGACGTTACTTATGGTGCTCGCCACCCTTGCCGTAGTGCTAGTGCGCCGCTTTCTCGGTCTGGGCTCTATTGGCCTGCAAGAGTCGGTTATTTATATGCACGCGGCGGTGTTTTTGCTGGGGGCGGGTTATGCGCTTAAACACTCTGAACAAGTGCGCGTGGATATTTTCTACCGCCGTTTTACGCCCCGCACCCGCGCCTGGGTAGACGCCCTGGGCACCTTGCTATTTTTACTGCCGCTGTGCGTATTTACCGCCGCTATCAGCTGGTCTTACGTGCTGGGCTCTTGGCAGGTGGGAGAAATTTCCACCGACGCGGGCGGCTTGCCGTTTGTCTATTTGCTTAAATCGCTGCTGCTGTTGTTCTCAGCCAGTTTACTGCTCGCGGGGCTGGCGGAATTTGGCCGCGCCCTGGCGACCTTGGTCTACGGCGAGCAAAGTAAAGGAGCAGCCCGTGATTGA
- a CDS encoding TRAP transporter large permease subunit — translation MIELLPIIMFAVVCLALMLGYPVAFTLAGVALLFAGGGIIGGVFDPALMLTFPSRLYGIMSNYTLVAVPLFVFMGVMLEKSRLAEELLGNMAKVCGRLPGGLGLSVILVGALLAASTGIVGATVVTMGLMSLPTMLRHGYNPSLATGTICATGTLGQIIPPSIALVLLGDVISSAYQQAQLRLGVLNLDTVSVGDLFVGAVVPGLLLVCLYMCYVLGSAWLKPEQAPRVTISEEDEAVSRTRLLLSLVPVLVLITLVLGSILGGIATPTEAAGVGAAGAMVLAALKKQLTLARLREVMTATVRISAMIFTILIGASLFSLVFRGFGGEELVHHLFSQLPGGVVGAVLVVMLVIFLLGFILDFIEITFVVVPIVGPVLLAMGVDPVWLGIMIAINLQTSFLTPPFGFALFYLRGVAPDSVPTGAIYRGVAPFIVLQLLLLLALAIWPGLVTWL, via the coding sequence GTGATTGAATTGCTGCCCATCATTATGTTCGCGGTGGTATGCCTGGCGCTGATGCTGGGCTATCCGGTGGCCTTTACCCTGGCTGGGGTAGCGCTACTGTTTGCCGGCGGCGGTATTATCGGCGGGGTGTTCGACCCGGCGCTGATGCTCACCTTCCCCAGCCGGCTGTACGGCATTATGAGCAATTACACCCTGGTAGCGGTACCACTGTTTGTATTTATGGGCGTAATGCTGGAAAAATCCCGCCTGGCCGAAGAGCTGTTGGGCAATATGGCAAAGGTTTGCGGCCGGTTACCGGGCGGCTTAGGGCTGTCGGTGATTCTAGTGGGTGCACTGCTGGCCGCCAGCACCGGTATTGTGGGCGCAACAGTGGTCACCATGGGGCTGATGTCACTGCCCACCATGCTGCGTCACGGCTACAACCCCTCTTTGGCAACGGGCACCATTTGCGCCACCGGCACCCTGGGGCAAATTATTCCACCCTCCATTGCGCTGGTACTGCTAGGCGATGTGATCTCCAGTGCCTACCAACAGGCGCAGCTGCGTTTGGGTGTGCTCAACCTGGATACCGTATCGGTGGGCGATTTATTCGTCGGCGCGGTGGTGCCGGGTTTGCTGCTGGTGTGCCTGTATATGTGCTATGTGCTCGGTAGCGCCTGGCTCAAACCCGAGCAGGCGCCTCGGGTGACGATAAGTGAAGAAGACGAAGCGGTATCGCGCACCCGCCTGCTGCTGTCGCTGGTGCCGGTGCTGGTGCTTATTACCCTCGTCTTGGGCTCGATCTTAGGCGGCATTGCCACCCCCACTGAGGCCGCTGGCGTGGGCGCCGCCGGTGCGATGGTGTTGGCCGCGCTGAAGAAGCAGCTGACTCTGGCACGGCTGCGCGAGGTAATGACAGCCACGGTGCGCATTAGCGCGATGATTTTTACCATCTTGATCGGCGCCTCGCTGTTTTCGTTGGTGTTTCGCGGTTTTGGCGGTGAAGAGCTGGTACACCATTTGTTCTCCCAGCTGCCCGGCGGCGTGGTGGGCGCGGTGTTGGTGGTGATGCTAGTGATATTTCTGCTGGGCTTTATTCTCGACTTTATCGAAATTACTTTTGTGGTAGTGCCCATTGTTGGGCCGGTGCTACTGGCCATGGGAGTGGACCCGGTATGGCTGGGCATTATGATCGCCATCAACCTACAGACCTCGTTTTTAACCCCGCCGTTTGGCTTTGCCCTGTTTTACCTGCGCGGCGTCGCCCCGGACTCTGTGCCCACCGGCGCAATTTATCGCGGCGTGGCGCCGTTTATTGTCTTACAATTACTGCTACTACTGGCGCTGGCAATCTGGCCGGGACTGGTAACCTGGTTATAA
- a CDS encoding acyl-CoA thioesterase, whose translation MHGLDDDPTPNGELTLQTLSMPADTNPYGDIFGGWLMSQMDIGGAILAQDIARGRVTTVAVGSMVFLRPVPIGATVSVYAEQVEVGRSSIRIMIEVWIKDHRNGEVAKVTEGEFVYVAIDDNGRTRPVQR comes from the coding sequence ATGCACGGTCTGGACGACGACCCCACGCCCAACGGCGAATTAACCCTGCAAACACTTTCCATGCCCGCCGACACCAACCCCTATGGCGATATTTTTGGCGGCTGGTTGATGTCGCAAATGGACATCGGCGGCGCCATTCTGGCGCAGGACATAGCCCGTGGCCGCGTTACCACCGTCGCCGTAGGCAGTATGGTGTTTCTGCGCCCAGTACCTATTGGCGCCACTGTGAGCGTCTACGCCGAGCAAGTGGAAGTCGGACGGTCATCTATCCGCATAATGATTGAGGTGTGGATTAAGGATCACCGCAACGGTGAAGTGGCGAAAGTTACCGAAGGCGAATTTGTCTATGTTGCCATTGACGACAATGGTCGCACCCGCCCGGTGCAGCGTTAA
- a CDS encoding cytochrome b has protein sequence MLQDNRQGYGLVSITIHWVSALAIVFLFGLGLYMTSLSYYEPWYHKGPTLHVSIGLLLFALTLLRVLWRLVSPKPAALPNHTPLMRLGASAIKILLYALLFTLLITGYLINTAEGKGAEIFGLVTIPAVIELGADSVDLAGTVHLVFAWAIIVLASIHGAAALLHHFVHRDKTLVRMLKPTGARSN, from the coding sequence ATGCTGCAGGACAACCGCCAGGGCTACGGCCTGGTAAGCATTACCATTCACTGGGTCAGCGCTCTCGCCATTGTTTTTCTGTTTGGCCTCGGCCTGTATATGACCAGCCTTAGCTACTACGAACCCTGGTACCACAAAGGCCCGACGCTGCACGTCAGTATCGGCCTGCTGCTGTTTGCACTGACGCTGCTGCGCGTTTTGTGGCGCCTTGTTAGCCCCAAGCCGGCCGCACTACCCAACCACACCCCGCTGATGCGTCTGGGCGCTAGCGCCATCAAAATTCTGCTGTATGCACTGCTTTTCACCCTGCTGATTACCGGCTATTTAATCAACACCGCCGAGGGCAAAGGCGCAGAAATCTTTGGCCTGGTTACCATACCCGCCGTGATCGAACTGGGCGCCGACAGCGTAGATCTCGCAGGCACAGTGCACCTTGTTTTTGCCTGGGCAATTATTGTTCTGGCATCTATACACGGCGCGGCGGCACTGCTGCATCATTTTGTGCACCGCGATAAAACTTTAGTACGTATGTTAAAACCCACTGGGGCTCGTTCAAACTAG
- a CDS encoding YceI family protein codes for MQAIKTLSKTFAAAAVLTGASLTASQALADEYVIDTKGAHAAINFKIKHLGYSWLTGRFNTFSGDFSYDPADVAASKISVTIDTTSIDSNHAERDKHLRGGDFLEVSKYPEAKFVSKSITDIDDDGEEFDVVGDLTLHGVTKEITIEVEKVGEGKDPWGGYRVGFEGETTIMLKDFGIDYDLGPASRSVELELHVEGIKQ; via the coding sequence ATGCAAGCGATTAAAACTCTGAGCAAAACCTTTGCCGCCGCTGCGGTATTAACTGGCGCGAGCTTAACCGCAAGCCAAGCTCTGGCAGACGAGTATGTCATTGACACCAAAGGCGCCCACGCCGCCATCAACTTTAAAATTAAGCATTTGGGTTACAGCTGGTTAACCGGCCGCTTCAACACATTTAGCGGTGACTTCAGCTACGACCCCGCCGATGTTGCCGCCAGTAAAATATCGGTTACCATCGACACCACCAGCATCGACAGTAACCACGCCGAGCGCGACAAACACCTGCGCGGCGGCGACTTTTTAGAAGTGAGCAAATACCCGGAAGCCAAATTTGTCAGTAAAAGCATTACCGACATTGACGATGACGGCGAAGAGTTCGACGTAGTGGGCGACTTAACCCTGCACGGGGTGACCAAAGAAATCACCATTGAAGTCGAAAAAGTCGGTGAAGGTAAAGACCCCTGGGGCGGCTACCGCGTCGGCTTTGAAGGCGAAACCACCATTATGCTGAAAGACTTTGGTATCGACTATGACCTGGGCCCGGCCTCACGCTCGGTTGAGCTGGAACTGCATGTGGAAGGTATTAAGCAGTAG
- a CDS encoding DUF1254 domain-containing protein, with the protein MISLISLRINPRIIATSILTAALTLPLTLQANDTVPVTDENFAYAMTDLAMQKEFVQGADNAWNHHRKPMPLDEQPAPLMNRDTLYSFAILDGRGDVAITLPENDGRYMSLHVMNHDHVTNRVLYGPGRYVLPADETSNFYYANVRMQLDASDPADVAKVNGYQDQLKVEHLSGYQPESFQVTNWNMEDFTKVRNKYVEIAQKEGVLGTMGTVEHPVSLEDRNRGVSIATGLLPDKDAVYFTEKHEVEMGKVYKATFKVPEMANPDLGFFSITIYGEDQHLKTDQGSIINNKTIELNPDGKTFDVWFVPESEFGKGTYKNEFIIPTAPFWTCFRVYMPGGQVQEGKYPLPELIEQAH; encoded by the coding sequence ATGATCTCTTTAATCTCGCTGCGAATTAACCCTCGCATTATTGCCACCTCCATACTCACCGCCGCACTGACCTTGCCCTTAACTTTGCAGGCCAATGACACAGTCCCCGTCACCGATGAAAACTTTGCCTACGCCATGACTGACTTGGCGATGCAGAAAGAGTTTGTACAGGGCGCCGACAACGCCTGGAACCACCATCGCAAACCCATGCCGCTGGACGAGCAGCCCGCCCCGCTGATGAACCGCGACACTCTGTACTCGTTTGCCATTCTCGACGGCCGTGGCGATGTGGCCATCACCCTGCCGGAAAACGATGGTCGCTATATGTCGCTGCACGTTATGAACCACGACCATGTCACCAACCGTGTGCTCTACGGCCCCGGCCGCTATGTGCTGCCGGCCGACGAGACCTCCAACTTTTACTACGCCAATGTGCGTATGCAACTGGACGCCAGCGACCCGGCCGATGTGGCCAAGGTCAACGGCTACCAGGATCAACTCAAAGTCGAACATTTAAGCGGCTACCAACCCGAATCCTTCCAGGTAACCAACTGGAACATGGAAGACTTTACGAAGGTGCGCAATAAGTATGTAGAAATTGCGCAGAAGGAAGGTGTTCTCGGCACCATGGGCACGGTGGAGCACCCGGTATCACTGGAAGATCGCAATCGCGGCGTCTCCATTGCCACGGGACTGCTGCCCGATAAAGACGCGGTTTATTTTACCGAAAAACACGAAGTGGAGATGGGCAAAGTCTATAAAGCCACCTTTAAGGTGCCGGAAATGGCCAACCCCGATCTCGGCTTTTTCTCCATCACCATTTACGGTGAAGACCAGCACCTGAAAACCGACCAGGGTTCTATCATCAACAACAAAACCATTGAGCTGAACCCCGACGGCAAAACCTTTGATGTGTGGTTTGTCCCCGAAAGTGAATTTGGCAAAGGCACGTACAAAAACGAATTTATTATTCCCACTGCACCTTTTTGGACTTGCTTCCGGGTTTATATGCCGGGCGGCCAGGTGCAAGAGGGTAAGTACCCGCTTCCCGAGTTGATCGAGCAAGCGCACTAA
- a CDS encoding arylsulfatase, producing MKIRHLSKISLALLTGLMSVDALAEEERAGVTAPQLSLPYSEQKYRGDIGTTYLNSDPAQFPKQVAAPEGAPNVLVVLLDDVGFGQFSVSGGGVPAPSMEELAEKGFFFNRFHTTAVCTSTRAALLTGRNHHVSGSGNITEVATGYDGYTGIIPKDTATFAEIMRLNGYITSWIGKNHNTPTYETSEMGPFDHWPNNLGFDYFYGFMAGDTNQVRPWLYENQTPVGHQTDDDYYLSVDLADKSIEWLQQAEAIQPNKPWMMYLAPAATHSPHQAPRELIEKHKGRFDGGWDKYREETFARQKKMGIIPKNTQLTERPDSLPAWDSLNADEQRLAARMMEVFAAYGEHVDQEVGRVLDFVESMPDSDNTLIVYIIGDNGASSEGGIPGTLNENAFFNGVQMQTEDMMPYIDEIGTEKHFNHFPAAWAHAVDTPFKWVKQVASHLGGTRNGMIVSWPEKFDDGGEVRSQFTHVIDVAATILDAAGIEEPRSVNGIAQKPIQGRSFLSVLEDEDAEEIRTSQYFEMFVNRGMYKDGWWAGSRSFDPWNPIRNQFNPLEAEWELYNLDEDFSQANNLADENPEKLDEMIKLWWATAASNQVLPLDWRGSERFSAELMGKPNLAAGRSEFVYPKPLVGLPEASAPDLKGKSFTITAEVSIKDNASGMIFTQGGNTGGWGFYMLNGKLAATHNYIDIARYTATSDEPISAGDHKLMLKFEYDGKKGEVGKGGFLTLFVDGKRVATAEVKKTAPMKYSLSENQDIGTDTGTPVTYDYRTPFDFEGELKEVVVKLDS from the coding sequence ATGAAAATACGTCACTTATCTAAAATCAGCCTAGCGCTGCTCACGGGCCTGATGTCCGTCGACGCGCTGGCAGAGGAAGAGCGCGCCGGGGTAACCGCGCCGCAATTATCTTTGCCCTATTCAGAGCAAAAATACCGGGGCGATATCGGCACCACCTACCTGAACTCAGACCCGGCCCAGTTTCCTAAACAAGTCGCCGCGCCAGAAGGTGCCCCCAATGTTCTGGTAGTGCTATTAGATGACGTGGGCTTTGGTCAGTTTTCGGTTTCCGGGGGCGGCGTGCCCGCACCCAGTATGGAAGAGCTGGCCGAAAAAGGCTTCTTTTTCAACCGCTTTCACACCACTGCCGTATGTACCTCTACCCGCGCCGCGTTGTTGACCGGACGCAATCATCACGTGTCAGGCAGCGGTAACATTACCGAGGTAGCCACGGGTTACGATGGCTATACCGGTATTATTCCCAAGGATACCGCCACCTTCGCCGAGATCATGCGCCTAAACGGCTATATCACTTCGTGGATTGGTAAAAACCACAACACCCCCACCTACGAAACCAGTGAAATGGGGCCTTTCGATCACTGGCCTAACAACCTGGGCTTTGATTATTTTTACGGCTTTATGGCCGGCGATACCAACCAGGTACGCCCCTGGCTGTATGAAAACCAAACCCCGGTGGGGCATCAAACCGATGACGATTACTACTTAAGCGTCGACCTTGCCGACAAGTCGATTGAGTGGCTGCAACAGGCCGAGGCTATTCAACCCAACAAACCCTGGATGATGTACCTGGCCCCAGCGGCGACTCACTCGCCCCACCAAGCGCCCCGTGAACTGATTGAAAAGCACAAGGGTCGTTTTGACGGCGGCTGGGACAAATACCGTGAAGAGACGTTTGCGCGGCAGAAAAAAATGGGCATCATTCCCAAAAACACCCAGCTGACCGAACGCCCCGACAGCTTGCCCGCCTGGGACAGCTTAAACGCCGACGAGCAAAGACTGGCCGCCCGCATGATGGAAGTGTTTGCCGCCTATGGCGAGCATGTCGACCAAGAGGTGGGCCGCGTATTGGATTTTGTTGAGTCCATGCCGGATTCCGACAACACTTTGATTGTCTACATTATTGGTGACAATGGCGCCTCTTCGGAAGGCGGTATCCCCGGTACCCTGAACGAAAACGCATTTTTCAATGGCGTGCAAATGCAGACCGAAGACATGATGCCCTACATCGATGAAATCGGCACCGAGAAACACTTTAACCACTTCCCTGCCGCCTGGGCCCATGCAGTGGATACCCCGTTCAAGTGGGTGAAGCAGGTAGCCAGTCACCTGGGCGGTACCCGCAACGGCATGATTGTCAGCTGGCCGGAAAAATTCGACGACGGCGGTGAAGTGCGCAGCCAATTCACCCATGTGATTGATGTGGCCGCCACCATTCTCGATGCCGCCGGTATCGAAGAGCCTCGCAGTGTAAACGGTATTGCGCAAAAACCCATTCAAGGGCGCAGCTTCTTAAGTGTGTTGGAAGACGAGGATGCCGAAGAGATTCGCACCAGTCAGTACTTTGAAATGTTCGTTAACCGCGGCATGTACAAAGACGGCTGGTGGGCCGGTTCACGCTCGTTCGATCCCTGGAACCCGATCCGCAACCAGTTCAATCCTCTTGAGGCCGAGTGGGAACTCTACAATCTGGACGAAGATTTCTCTCAGGCCAACAACCTGGCGGACGAAAACCCCGAAAAACTCGATGAGATGATCAAACTCTGGTGGGCCACTGCTGCCTCCAATCAGGTTCTGCCGCTGGACTGGCGCGGTTCGGAACGCTTTAGCGCCGAGCTGATGGGCAAACCCAATCTGGCCGCCGGTCGTTCCGAATTTGTTTATCCCAAACCTTTAGTTGGGCTACCTGAAGCATCAGCGCCTGATCTTAAAGGCAAGTCATTTACCATTACCGCCGAGGTCTCAATTAAAGATAATGCCAGCGGCATGATCTTTACCCAGGGCGGCAACACCGGCGGCTGGGGCTTTTACATGCTCAACGGCAAGCTTGCGGCAACTCACAATTACATTGATATCGCCCGCTACACTGCCACGAGCGACGAGCCCATTTCTGCCGGTGATCACAAACTGATGCTGAAGTTTGAATACGACGGCAAAAAAGGTGAAGTGGGTAAAGGCGGTTTCTTGACCCTCTTCGTCGATGGTAAAAGAGTCGCCACGGCCGAGGTAAAGAAGACGGCACCCATGAAATACTCACTGTCGGAAAACCAGGACATTGGTACCGACACGGGCACTCCGGTTACCTACGACTACCGCACACCGTTTGATTTTGAAGGTGAGCTGAAAGAGGTTGTGGTGAAACTGGACAGCTGA
- a CDS encoding acyltransferase, whose translation MQGNRFYEIDLLRLISAVLVVLFHYTFVGWMLDFAPQPRTECFGEYSRYMYLGINFFFIISGFVILLSAKDGEPRKFVLSRFIRLYPAYWLCVLLTAGAAVMFSQEAFQLPWTDVLINLTMLQSGLDVPLVDGVYWTLWMELKFYALVLIMVWLRWIRFLPWFCGVVLAGSIVGLSTSLATSVATFVAGFPHWAGYFACGCVLYLIRLHGFNWGYGLLVLLSIIFCVRQNQVFAQILTDFYQVEFKAWIVAGATLLFYAFLALVALRKNGLLRDPRFYYLGVLTYPLYLLHENVGFMMFNAWHTYVPAWVLIAGVLAFMLLVSWLIWRWVEKPAQVWLKRKLLPKPETK comes from the coding sequence ATGCAAGGTAACCGATTTTACGAAATAGACTTGCTGCGTCTTATTTCGGCTGTTTTAGTGGTGTTATTCCACTACACCTTTGTGGGCTGGATGCTCGACTTTGCCCCGCAGCCACGCACCGAATGCTTTGGCGAGTACAGCCGCTATATGTACTTGGGTATTAACTTCTTTTTTATTATCAGCGGCTTTGTCATTTTGCTCAGCGCCAAGGATGGAGAACCGCGCAAGTTTGTTTTGTCGCGCTTTATCCGACTTTACCCAGCTTATTGGCTGTGCGTTTTGCTAACCGCTGGAGCGGCGGTGATGTTTTCCCAAGAGGCGTTTCAGCTACCCTGGACCGATGTGCTCATTAACCTGACTATGCTGCAAAGTGGGCTGGATGTCCCTTTGGTGGATGGGGTTTACTGGACGCTGTGGATGGAGCTTAAATTCTACGCGCTGGTGCTGATTATGGTCTGGCTGCGTTGGATTCGCTTTTTACCCTGGTTTTGTGGCGTGGTGTTAGCGGGGTCTATTGTTGGCTTGAGCACTTCGCTGGCGACAAGCGTAGCAACCTTTGTTGCGGGCTTTCCGCATTGGGCGGGCTACTTTGCCTGCGGCTGCGTACTCTATTTAATTCGACTACACGGTTTTAACTGGGGCTATGGCTTACTGGTACTGCTCAGCATTATTTTTTGTGTGCGCCAGAACCAGGTGTTTGCGCAGATTTTAACGGACTTTTATCAGGTAGAATTTAAAGCCTGGATTGTCGCTGGCGCCACCTTACTGTTTTACGCATTTTTAGCGCTGGTGGCTTTACGTAAAAACGGTCTGCTGCGCGACCCACGGTTTTATTACCTGGGTGTGCTCACCTACCCTTTATATTTATTGCACGAAAACGTTGGGTTTATGATGTTTAACGCCTGGCATACCTATGTGCCAGCTTGGGTTCTGATAGCCGGAGTGCTGGCGTTTATGTTGCTGGTCTCGTGGCTGATTTGGCGCTGGGTAGAAAAGCCTGCGCAGGTGTGGTTAAAGCGCAAGCTTTTGCCAAAGCCTGAGACTAAATAA
- a CDS encoding MOSC domain-containing protein has product MRIGTIQSIWRYPVKGMAGESVSQCRLDATGLQGDRQWAVQDIKRREIQSCKFRPELLRCRAQTDVNGEINITFPSGEVLTCDDPQTSQLISQLVGYDSQLQALRPAADRDFYRRFKKDDHTWLKELKSTFEREDGEPLPDLDNLPPTMQEFVSLLGTFFLVSPFHLLTTASLNHMASLNPNADWHIERFRPNLVVATEAGIEGLAEQNWVGHKVQIGACTIECNAEAPRCGAVIRQQSELEADSQVLRSIVRDANQNLGVYGEIIKPGHIRCGDTVTLLEKS; this is encoded by the coding sequence ATGAGAATCGGCACCATACAGTCCATTTGGCGTTATCCCGTAAAAGGTATGGCCGGTGAATCAGTATCCCAGTGCCGGCTTGATGCCACCGGCCTGCAAGGTGACCGGCAGTGGGCGGTGCAAGATATCAAGCGCCGAGAGATCCAAAGCTGCAAGTTTCGCCCCGAGCTACTGCGCTGTCGCGCGCAGACTGACGTGAACGGTGAAATCAATATTACCTTTCCCAGCGGCGAAGTTTTAACGTGTGACGACCCACAAACGAGCCAGCTTATTTCCCAACTGGTTGGTTACGACAGCCAGCTGCAAGCGCTTCGCCCGGCGGCCGATAGAGACTTTTATCGCCGTTTTAAAAAAGACGATCACACTTGGCTGAAAGAGTTAAAATCCACCTTCGAGCGCGAAGACGGTGAGCCACTGCCAGATCTCGATAACCTGCCGCCAACCATGCAGGAGTTTGTCTCCTTACTCGGTACATTCTTTTTAGTCTCGCCTTTTCACTTGCTCACCACCGCCAGCTTGAATCATATGGCCTCTCTCAACCCAAACGCCGATTGGCACATCGAGCGCTTTCGCCCCAACCTTGTTGTGGCGACAGAAGCGGGAATAGAAGGCTTAGCCGAACAAAACTGGGTTGGTCATAAGGTGCAGATTGGCGCGTGCACCATCGAATGCAACGCCGAGGCGCCTCGCTGCGGCGCAGTGATAAGACAACAGAGCGAGCTGGAAGCGGACAGCCAAGTGCTGCGCAGTATTGTGCGCGATGCTAATCAAAACCTTGGTGTTTACGGTGAGATCATTAAACCCGGCCACATTCGTTGCGGCGATACTGTCACTCTACTGGAAAAATCATAA